GGATTTCACTTGCCCAATGAGCAATCAGTGATATTCAAAGACCATGAGAATCTTGATGAGGTTGCTAGACAAGCTTCTGTGAAGGAGTCGATATTTTTGGGATGGTTTGAGGCAAACAAAGAATACCAAGAAGCCCGTTCTCTAACTTATGCAGAGTTTCCTACAAAGTTTGTTTGGAAGGCACAAGAAAGGGTTTGGGCACCACGGAAATCACACTCGGTTATTGGTAGGGTTTTTTTTGTGCCACCGGGGTCTGgtgaaatttattatttaagattATTCTTAAACTTTGTGAGAGGTCCTATTTCCTATGAAGAGATTAGAACTGTGGATGATGTTTTGTACGAAACATTCAGGGATGCATGTTACGCACGTGGTCTATTGGATGATGACAAAGAATACATTGATGCAATCGAAGAAGCAAGTAGTTAGGGATCTGGAGATTATTTGCGAAAGTTATTTGCAACACtactattttcaaattcaatggCAAGACCTGAATATGTAGGGAAAATACATGGACTTTGCTTTCCGATGACATATTACATCGCCAAAGAAGAATTCTTGACAACCCAGGTAATTAGAAATATTAGTTTGATTATTCTATATACTACATTAATAACCTATACATTTTTGCAATGCACTTCATAAATTTATCTTACTTGCATAGACCTTACTTTGTCCAACGAAGAGCTTAAGGATTTCACTCTTATAGACATTGAGCATAAGTTGAAAAGTCACAATAAGAGTCTTAAAGATTTTCAATCTATGCCGTATCCTGATTTGGATGCATATTCAACTGATTTGATCACAATAGGAGTGAATCGACTAATATGTGATGAGCTTTGTTATGATAGACGTGGACTTTCGAATGAATACAACATTCAACTATCACAGCTAACTAATGAGCAGAAAGGTGTATTCAAACAAGTTATGGATGCTGTTAACAAAAAATAAGGTGGAGTTTTCTTCTTATATGGATATGGTGGTATAGGAAAAACATTTGTATGGAAGACTTTAGCATCTGGGTTAAGATCCAAAGGTCAAATAGTATTGACTGTAGCATCAAGCGGAATAGCATCTTTGTTACTACCTGGTGGAAGGACAGCTCATGCACGTTTTGCAATCCCCCTAAATCTTGATGAGTTTTCAACATGTAACATAAAACAAGGAAGTCCATTAGCTGATTTGCTGATTAAGACGAAGCTAATAATATGGGATGAAGCTCCTATGGTGAACAGATATTGTATAGAAGCTCTTGATAGAACAATGCGAGATATTTTGAGGTTTAACAACTCAAGAAGTGAAGAACAACCATTTGGAGGGAAGACAATTGTGTTTGGAGGAGATTTTAGACAAATATTACCCGTGATACCTAAAGGGACTAGACAGGAGATTGTAAATGCAACAATTAATTCATCATACATTTGGAATAGCTGTAAGTTGATGACACTTATGAAGAACATGCGCCTAGAAGGGGCTAATGGCAATCAAAGTTGTATAGAACTAAAGGAGTTTGCATATTGGATTTTAAGCATTGGAGATGGGAGATGTGAAAGATTTATGGATGGAGCGGACAATGTTGAAATTACAGATGACATCCTCATAAAGGAGTGGGATGATCCCATAGTTGCTATTTGTAAAGAAATTTACCCAGAAATGACGAGCGGAATGAACTGTAACATGCAAGTTGAAGATCGGGCTATTCTCGCACCCACATTGGAGTTGGTTGATGAAATCAATAGGTACATGATGAGTTTAAACCCAACTGAAGCACAAACATATTTTAGCAGTGACAAAGCATGCCCTACAGAGAACAATAATGACATATTAGCTTCTGTCCACACTCCTGAACTCCTAAACACAATTAGGTGCTCTGGGGTGCCAAACCACGACTTAACACTTAAGGTAGGCACTCCCATCATGTTACTTCGAAACATCGATCACTCTGCAGGTTTGTGCAATGGGACCCGGATGGTTCTCACAAAGCTtggaaaacacatattagaagcaaaaagcatcTCGGGAAAAAACGCAAGTCAAAAGGTGTTCATTCCAAGGATGACTTTAAGCCCATCCGACTATAGGATACCGTTCAAATTCCAACGTAGACAATTCCTTATCATGGTATCCTATGCAATGACTATTAATAAAAGTTAAGGTCAATCGTTATCGAAAGTTGGTTTGATATTAAAAAAGCCTGTTTTTACCCATGGTCAATTGTATGTTGCCGTTTCAAGGGTTACAAATAAAAAAGGTCTAAAGATACTTCTATGTCATGATGATGATAGAGTTAAGGAGACAGACAACGTGGTTTACAAAGAGGTGTTCAAAAATCTTGAATAAGAAATCACAAGTGCTATGATTTACTAATGCATACAATCCCAGGTACATTCTATGTAACTAAtagttaattttgtttattactTTTTTCGCTTACATTACAAGGaatttttaaatccaaaataagTTGTATAGTATAAACTATCATGATGCCAATGTATAGAACATATTAGCCTATTGTTTCAGGAACTTTTGTCATAGGAAGTCACCATGTCAAATTAAAAGTCTAAAAACATACCTGAAACAACACGCTGTGTGTGCAACCATAGAAATAATAATGCATTGTCCATCTCGGCACATTTATTTGATACATAAACTATTGATATTGCAGGCACACACTGCACaggaaaaaataaaagttagGAAAACATATGAATGTCTGATTAATGAATAGTATTCAACAAATAAGCATACATTTGCAAATAGTTTGATTAACAGGATTCCTTACTTCTGTTCTCCTACAGGATTCTGATGTGTACGAAAGTGGATGGTTATTGACCAAAACACCAACTTTTTTCTTGATGTTTCAACTGTAGTCCTTGGCAAGAACTGgagaataagaacaaggaattcATTGCGGTTTATAGGTAAGTAGCATATTTTTGCCACAAGAAAAATATGCTAGCCAGATCAGTCAAAACAGATCAACAAGTTAACTCAGGGTTTTTTTCAGTGTATCTTTTATCAACGTATCTTAATTAATGGGATGTAGACACATTATCATGttagattttaatttatttaattattttactaaatacaTGCCTAAATTTTAAGTATTGGTTATATAGAAATTCATCCAGATTATAGATCGATTCTCCAGTTGTAATTACAACATATAATTTACATAataacattaaattaaaaataaaaaatttaaaataccaAATAAGAAGTACAGAACACATCTTCCAGAAAATTTCTATTACgcttcaaattagttttctagcCAAAAGATGTGGAAGAAAAAACTGATTTCTACTACACTCTTCTGGAACCATACTCTCTCCTGGATTCATACGAGTACAGAAGATCGAATTTTATATCAAGTATAACTTCAGAAGTTAACAATATATACACCATCAACTAAATCAACTTGCAAATAATTGCTCTGCTTGCAGCGACAATCGTTCTTATAAGTGCCAGatctgtttttcaaaaagagGGTGTTTAATGGAATAGAGAGGAGGAGTGGGTGataataaattctcatttatgtgGGTTGGTGGTAATAATTGctaaatgcaaaaaaaaaatagataccGAAGATGGAAGATGTCATGTGTCTTGCGTGTGTCTTGGGGAGTTGGGGAGGGGGAAGATTTTGGCGatgaaaaatttattaattactttcaactattcaaattcaaaatatatcTTCAAAAGTGACATATTTATCCCGAATTTAAACCACGAGTATTCTGCTTGCAAAAATAAAGTTAAACCCAACACTTTGGTAATGTAATGTTATTTACTGTTCTTTTCCTATGGATAAATAAAAACATGTTTAACACACTATAACTGAATAAAGCGGTGATTTAGTTAATGGAATTATGGGAACATGCGTCATCGGcgctattattattattattattattattattattattattattattattattattattataaaaaatttcacttttttaagatactttttaattattttttaattattaaattataattttgttaaaatttttattaataattatttttttattttactactaattttttaatactcaatatatattattttaacattaaattaaaaaaatgttaccactgttaatatgtttaataattaatagtaataaataatttgattaataaatctattgaaaattattaacaactttatcaaaatttaaaaataagttgAGATGGATAaatccaaaatttaaaaaataaacatctcATTCCTTCACATCTTGACAAAACAAATttcttaataattaaaaaattattgaaaggtatcttaaaaaaaataatttaatcattcaaaaatttttttttttttaaattttgaaaaaaatacaatttaatcaatagaaagataatttattaaagagtattttagtaaataaaaatttatcataaaaagtaaaatttttgctaaataatatttttgtaaaaaaaattaatttctctTAAAAAATAGGTAAAGTTAATggtagttaataaaaaaatttaaataaattaaaaaagagattttttaaaaagtatataaaaagaaaatacatattttataaataaaagatagaggaatattatttttacatctcttaaagagagagaatgaaattttttattttatttattattattattattattgttattattattattataggaGGCCTCAATATCATATCGAATGAGTAGTAAAAAAGATATAAACCGAGGGAATATATATCGTATATCAAAAAAAGAAACATTATCCTTCTGCTTTTTCGTACTTAATTGGGACTAATTACATTATACTCAAAATCAATATATATAGTAAGTATGATTCCAAAACAATGCAAACTCATATGAATTATATAATAGTATATACTATTATGTAATTAACAAAGCGTCCCGCGCTTCGCGCGGACAGCTCACTagtattagttaatattttatttagatttttttattggtttaatattgataataattaattataataagagtacataaagagtacataagattaattataaaatatttttttaatttcaaattgaACGAATTCTAATTTGAGTAGAGAATTAAAAAACTAAAGAGAAAAAAACTAAAATGAGaatttgaaattataaaattgtgTTTGAGTTATAGGTTAGCAATAACAAACTTTAAcaaaattttcttcttctaattgACTAATCCGTATCCTTTTCACAAATAAatgaaaaccaaaaataaaaaaaatggtttTGTGGTTAAGTTTGTGTATTCTTTGTGTATTtctattataattaattaccatcaacattaaactaataaaataataatctaaataatatattagatgaatattttaaaattgtttctTTTTCACATTAACTATAGTTTTGGTtgcttttttattatatataattaatatttttatatataaattataatttataaaaattatatttatgttattttactattaagtttaaattttactgttacttacttttaatttttatgtttactAACAAACTCTAATTTTTATGTCTACTAATAAAGTCATGTTATATGAATGAAATTTATGAAAGACAACTAGATAATAATAAATTCATGAATTTTTCATTTGTTATTGGATGAGACTTGTgtaaaatagttaaattattatttactaGCTCATCAACACTGAGATTCATTTAAACTAAATTTTTCATACATTGAAatttgaacataaaatattcGTAATATTAGTTATTAAGTAATACTTAAACAAATTTAAATGCACATCCTAGATATCACACTCTTATATCATCTATCGGTAATATATATACCAaacctataattttatatttcaacCTCATCTATTAATAACTATATCCgcagaatatatatatataatttatttttttattaatttaatattgattgtaattaattatagtaGGAGTACATAAGATTaactacaaaaaaattattttttgttatcatttatttaaagaaaaaattagaagaaactgcccaaaaaattgaaagcaggtgtgtaataaaatttttaaataattttaaactcTTGAAATATTAGGAGGTAGGGAGGAGTTGCAAAGTtgaatatgataaaaaaaatttaaaaataagtttAGATTAAATATGATGGGATTGATAGAAACAAAAAAAGAGGTGTGGAATAAGTTTGATGTTGCAAGGATTTGGGGATAATGATAGAGCTAGTTAGGAGTGTGTTAATTCTACTGGAATATCCAGAGGCCTACTGTTAATATGGGATGAATCAGTTTTTTAAGTTGATAAATTGTTATAAAGGAGATAGGTGGTTATGTGGAAAAGGAGTGATGACCAAAGATAATTTTCATTGTGCGATTTGTCTAGAATATGGTCCACATGTGAGAGATGAAAAACTCTCAATGTGGGAGGAGTTAAGCTATATTACAAGGTTGTgtcaaatttttttgttacatgGGAGATTTCAATGAAATTATGCAtatagaagaaagaaaaggggcGACTAACTTGTCAGCATCTGCCGAAGACTTCAAAGCATGGGTAAATGATATGGAATTGGTTGAGCTGGAGCTAAATgatcagaagtatacatgattTAGAGGTTAATCTTGCATTCATATCGATAGAAGCCTGGTGAGCTTGGATGGTTAGATGCATACCCAGATACTCGACTAAGAGAGGGCCAAGAGGTTTATCAGATCATTGTCCTTTGATAATAGAAGATAGAAGAATAGTTCAAGGTCCAAGACTGTTCTGCAGCTTAGACTCATGGTTCACACATGAAGGCTTCCTAAAGATGATAAAGGAGGAATGAAGGGGATTGGGAGATACATAGTTTTTGGATAAGCTAAAGGCGTTGTCAAAACCGCTGGGTAGATGGCACAAGCAACACTTTGGGAATATACTTGAGAAGATAAAAAATCTTGAGGAGGAAATTAAGAAAGTGGATGATATGGTTAGCAATGTGGTATATGATGGTACAGTGAAAGCAAGAAGAAAGGCGCTAGTAAGGTGTTGTGAGATATGGTATACGAGACAAGATATACACTGGAAGCAAATATCTAGATCTCTACATACCAAGGAGATGGACAAAAATACAAGATACTTCCACAATATTGCATCAGcaagaagaaggaataatcGGATTGAGTCTTTGGTGATCAATGAGAGGTTGGTAAGGAATCACACAAGAATCAAGGTTGCCACTAGAGATTTCTATAGACACCTGTACCATCAGGAAGCTTCACCAAATATTAGCTTTTGAGATGGTCTAGTCAATCAGTTGGAGATAGAGGAAGCTCAAGCATTGGAGGTGCTATCGACGAAGGAGGAAGTAAAGGAGGCAGTGTGGGATCGTAAATCATCTAAGGCTCCAGGCAGTGATGGTTACAACATGAACTTTATAAAAAAGTGTTGGGATGAGATTGGAGTGGAATTTACTAAAGCAGTGATGAGCTTTTTTGAGACGGCAAGGTTACCAGCAGACTCCAATGTTACTTGGGTAGCGTTGGCCCCGAAATTTGTAGGCGCGAAGGAGATAAAGGATCTTAGACCAATCAGTATGGTGGGATGCGTTTATAAGGTGATATCTAAAGTGTTGACAAGAAGAATGAGGAGTGTAATGCCAGGCTTAATTAGGAATCACATAGTGCATTTGTCAAGGGTAGAAGGATACATGATGGAGCGCTAATAGCATGTGAAACTGTAGAATGGCTAAAACTGAAGAAGAAGGCATTAACAATTATCAAATTGGACTTCCAGAAAGCCTATGACAGAGTCAAATGGAACTTTATTGAGATTGTgctagaaaagatggggttcgGTATCAGATGGAGGACATGGATTACAGAGTGCATTAGGTCTGCATCTATTTCTATTTTGGTCAACAGGTCACCTTTAAAACCATTCAAGATGGAAAGGGGACTTCGGCAAGGAGACTCATTATCACCATTTCtgtttgttcttgttgtagACGTGTTGAACAAGATGATTGGGAAAGCAGTAAGGAATAGGAGAATATCTCCTCTTTTAGTTGGTAGGGATAATATAGAGTTATCACATCTTCAATTTGCTGAAGACACTATATTGTTCTGTCCACCAGAGGAGGAGACAGTGAGAAATTACAAGAGGCTTCTGAGGTATTTTAAAATGATGTCTGGATTGAGTATTAACTTCGAGAAGTCCAGGTCGATACCGGTGAACTGCAGATAGGAGTGGGTTGGTCGGATGTGCTGATTACTGGGTTGTCAGCAGGCAACTCTACCGATGAAGTATCTAGGTATTAATCTAGGAGTAAACCCAAGGCTGGTAAAAATATGGAAGCCGATAATAGATAAGGTAGAGGAGAAACTCAGCTTTTGGAAAGCAAAAGTTCTCAGCAAAGCAGGAAAGTTGGTCCTCATCAAGTCAATCATTAATAGTCTACCTATATACTATTTTAGCCTGTATAATATGCCAATTGCGGTggtgaaaaaaattatttcattaCAAAGGAGGTTCTTTTGGGGGAAGGATGATGGACGACCTGGATTGGCTTTGGTA
This sequence is a window from Arachis stenosperma cultivar V10309 chromosome 10, arast.V10309.gnm1.PFL2, whole genome shotgun sequence. Protein-coding genes within it:
- the LOC130956720 gene encoding uncharacterized protein LOC130956720 yields the protein MVSNVVYDGTVKARRKALVRCCEIWYTRQDIHWKQISRSLHTKEMDKNTRYFHNIASARRRNNRIESLVINERLLEIEEAQALEVLSTKEEVKEAVWDRKSSKAPGSDGYNMNFIKKCWDEIGVEFTKAVMSFFETARLPADSNVTWVALAPKFVGAKEIKDLRPISMVGCVYKGRRIHDGALIACETVEWLKLKKKALTIIKLDFQKAYDRVKWNFIEIVLEKMGFGIRWRTWITECIRSASISILVNRSPLKPFKMERGLRQGDSLSPFLFVLVVDVLNKMIGKAVRNRRISPLLVGRDNIELSHLQFAEDTILFCPPEEETVRNYKRLLSLYNMPIAVVKKIISLQRRFFWGKDDGRPGLALVKWEMIQAPKKLGGLGVEDAMSLQSNINSYNPDVQAGSEVSWCWTGAASKVYDAHSGYLWLSKKMFSWEDRGNWLWLWRQHVPEKHTNFWLGYVFGRLFLLLHFVLGGAFRTRIAVHDVSQVRNRYYIVFEIVQKPNLFDKL